The Meles meles chromosome 6, mMelMel3.1 paternal haplotype, whole genome shotgun sequence DNA segment TCTGGGACTTGGGATTGAGGTGGAGGTTAAAATAATCACTTCTTTTAAGTTCCATTTGTGACATTTCGTTTAGAGCACGGTAGAGAGCGCAGAGCGTTTCTTGGAGAAATTTAAGCCAGGAAAGTGGAGGATTCAGTATAACAACCTTAACCTCAAGGTTCCTGTTccaaggtaaaaataaaattttgctggTTTAAAACTTTGTGGATTATCCGCGTTTAGCTGATAAGCGCCATCAGGGGTCGGGGAGGGGCGTTTCTAGGAGGGGGTTAATTAAATTCAGTGAGTTAAAGATTGATACATgtttcctgtaattttttttttcctgtatttcttttaAGTGACATTGACATATCACGATCTTGCAAGCCGAAGCCCATTGGAAGCCTGGCTCGGGAAATTGGTCTGCTGTCTGAGGAGGTCGAATTGTATGGTGAGACAAAGGCCAAGGTTCTGCTGTCCGCACTGGAACGCCTGAAGCACCAACCTGACGGGAAATACGTAGTGGTGACTGGGTAGGGACGTTCTTCCTTCGTTCATCGAGTCATCATCCTGATTGTCATTACCGAAGGTTACATTTGCTCTCACCATATAGGTGTCAGGCTTTGTTTCGCTTGGTTTTAGCATTTTCACATGTGTTCAGTCTCATTCAATTCTTACAGCATCCCCGTGAGGTAATTCAGAGTAGATTATAACCCTTCGGAGAGGAGAACATTCGTCAGGGTTATCCATCTAGTAGGTGAAAGAGTTGAGTTTTaaaagctgacttttttttttttaaacccaaattcattaattcattagatgtattgagcatttatttttattgtttggcTGAGGTACATAAAAAAACTAGTTTTTGAGATTAAATTGAGATATTAAAATTAAAGCAGTGCTTCTCTACAAGATAAAATGTATTTCCTGCTCACAGTGAGAAGAGCTCAAGTACatcaatcattttaaaaattaccatgtTCCGGAAACTTCAACCAAGACTCTTGGGAAAGATTCTTTTCAGGTCTTTCGTCTTTGTTACCATTCAGATTAAGAGTCATTCTCTAGGATTTGTTAGGCCTGACTTAGTGATTCGCATAAATTTAAttcatattaatttaattttcctcTCTTGCTTTCATCTTGAAGGATCACTCCAACGCccctgggagaagggaagagcaCGACCACCATTGGGCTGGTGCAAGCCCTTGGCGCCCATCTGTCTCAGAATGTCTTTGCATGTGTGCGACAGCCTTCTCAGGGCCCCACCTTTGGAATAAAAGGTATTACTAGGACTAGACTTCGGGGTGCCAGAGGGCACTGCTTCTCTTTCCATCCTGGCCCACTTGACCCATGCGTGCCGGTGGAGCCTTCACCTCATTTAGACATCAGGAATGTCCTGGAACACACACCCCCCTCCGCCAGTCACAATCATCCCAGCTCTTGCTGTCCGTATTTGACTCTGCACAGGGGTTCCCTGGTGGGAGTTACTATATAGCTAGGAGTGATTTTATATGACTAATAGTCAACTGTCACAGTAACAATAAAGGTAATCATAGCTCATCATACTGCTCATCATGCTGACTTTCTAGAGACAAAGATAAATGCTACAGATGTTTTTCCCTTTTGGGAATAAGAAAAACCTACccttggggcgcccgggtggctcagtgggttaaagcctctgacttcggctggctcaggtcatgatctcagggtcctgggattgagccccgcatcgggctctctgctccacagggagcctgcttcctcctctctctctgcctgcctctctgcctagttgtgatttctctctgtcaaataaataaaaatattaaaaaaaaaaaaaagaaagaaaaacctaccCTTATTGAGTATAGGCTTTGTGCCATGTTTTGTGCTAAGCAGTTTGTGGATTTTATATTATCTTCTAATACGTGATTATTACTAGTATCACCATTTTCTCAGTAGCGGCAACTGGGACTTCCGAGGTAACTTAGTCAAAGGCACTCTGATTAAGAGCGAGAGTGAGTGTCATGTCTGTTTCAAGAGCTTTCCCAGTACGGCCAGCACAgtgtttcttctccctttttttaaaaagatttatttatttatttatttatttatctgagagagagacggagacagagcacaagcagggggaggggcagagggagaaggagaagtggactccccgctAAGCCGGCAGGCTgcggtggggctcgatcccaggaccctgagctcatgacctgagctggaggtagacgcttaagtgactgagccccccaggcgccccacggggtttcttctgattacATGAGGCCATGACATCACTAAACATTCTTCACTTTTAGTTTTTGATAGCTGAGGTACTGCCAATATGCCCTTttaattaagattatttttattaattgtcAGTTTTTAGAGTTAGCTTTCTCATTTGTTTGGTGAGAGTATCACATGTTCTGTTTGTTCTAGTGATTACTACACAGCATATACCTTTGCCCTTCTgcctatattaatatattttatacacatactGATTTAGCTCTTCTTTTGAGCTTAACAACCCTCTTTCAACTTCAGAATGAACCTTTCCCTCATTCTGCTTGTTGAACCCAGCATTCTGCTTTTCCTGTCATCATGAATTGTCCCATTTTTATTGCAGGGTCTCTGCCtcacaaaaaaccccacatttaCATTTTATCTGACTGATAGCCTCATaaccagaacatttttttttaaagattttatttatttatttgacagacagagatcacaagtaggcagagaggcaggcagagagagaggaagggaagcaggctccctgctgagctgagagcctgatgcagggctccatcctaggaccctgagaccatgacctgagcccaaggcagaggctttaacccactgagccacccaggtgccccaaccagaACATTTTTGTCTGGTCTTCTGTTAATAATCCAAACAGTGCAGCAAAAGGTAGCAGTTAAGCTGCTTTCTAACATATGTCTCCTGTTTAGGAAGAATTGCAGTCTCTTGTGTTTGTGTTTGGtgtgtatattttaaacattcctttttaaaaaatgccagagTACCATTTATGAGAGTAGGAAATTGAACAGGGTTGCCTTTATGTAACTGTAGGCTGGGTCGTTCAGCAAATGTTATGAAtcgtggggaacctgtttctaaAGATAATGAGCAGGTATGTATGTGTTCATGGATTTGTCATTTAGACCCAAATTTCAACAGAGACTATCCTGTGTGAACAGGATCAAGTGTTTTAACCtagtcaaagaaaattaaaagatccTGGCTCAGAGCAGTCCAAGTGGTTGAAAGAAGTAAATACATGATAAGCATAGCAGTAACAAACCAATTTgctttaatttgatttaatttgtgGCCGAAGCACACTTAACACTAGTCCTCACCCTTGACCTGTCCTGTAGGTGGCGCTGCAGGAGGAGGCTACTCCCAGGTCATTCCCATGGAAGAGGTAAAGTGTCTGGAATTTGGTTTGAATCAGACCCTTTATAATAGCTTTTCCTTCCAGAGATTAACCTTCTTCTGTAGAGCTCTCAGTGGACAGATGACTCGTTTCTCATCAGAAGTAACTCTCAAGGGGAAAACATCTTAATACGCAGACTTGTGAGACAGCTTGGTTTTTTCACATGGCAGGGACTTCAAGGTCTGGCTTTCAGGGGGAATGATAATTTTCAGTGAGAGATCAAATGAAGCATGAGAGTGGGAAGAACCAACCCAGAGGGAATTCAGGGTGGTAACTACAGAAATGGGAACCTTCTGTTCACAGTTGAAAGGGCATGAGCCTGTCCTCAGTAGGCCAGGGTTGCTGTTGATGCTGGTGCTGTGGCATTTGTGGTTATGGGACGTGTCCCTTAAGGAAAACACCACTTTCTCCTGAGGAGAGAGAGTCTGTAATTTATGTCTTCAGGAGCTATTTGTGTTGGGTGTTTGTTCGCTAGCTCTGTTGCCATCAGTTTTCTGTGGGCtttaacatggggctcgattgcGTTGCAATACACTGATGGCTGGAAAGATGCAGAGAAGTTGAAAGCCTGATGTGGCCTCTGTTACAGTTTAATCTCCACCTCACCGGTGACATCCACGCCATCACTGCCGCGAATAACCTTGTCGCCGCGGCCATCGATGCCCGGATGTTCCATGAACAGACGCAGACAGACAAGGTAAGCTGCTGGGGCCTCAGGGACATTTTTGAAGGGGTTAAAGCACCCGAATTAATGTTGGCCCCTCGGGGGCTGGTGTTGCAGGTAGAAAGGTGTTTCCTCTCATTGAGAagcccttttcttccctttctttaagGCTCTCTTCAATCGTTTGGTGCCTTCAGTAAATGGAGTGAGAAAGTTCTCTGATATTCAGATCCGAAGGTTACAGGTAAGATTTTCCCTTCTTCGTTTTTGATCTTGTATGAAATTGGGTGATTGataaaagataaggaaatgaaaatctcCTCGGGGTAATCTATTTTGGATCAAGTTACATCCATAATCATAGTCTTCTGGTCATGATACACCTAGCAAAGATTGGTGGTAGAGGTTCTCATTCATCTATAAATTATAAGAGTTTAGTCCTGGAATAAGGAGAGCGCCGACAACCTGCCCTCCATTAGGATGAAGACTGATACGTCCTTTATAGTGTGGATAGGAGTACAGTTGCCAGCATCCTGGAGTTTGAGTACCTGCTCTTCCCAGCAGTGGGATCTTAAGTAAGAGCAGTTActtccatattttatttgaatttgttaCAAATATATAGTCATCAAACATACACtgtaccatatgacccagaaatcctatgcctaggtatttatccaagagaaatgcgAAATTGTGTTcatacaaaaatatgaatttttaaaatttattatttagaagattttatttatttttgtgagatagAGTTCATGAGCAAGTGcatgaacaggggaaggggcagatggaaaagcagactccctgctgagcagggagccctgtgcgggggctccatcccaggaccctgggatcatgacctgagctgaaggcagacgcttaacccactgagccacccaggtgccagagcGGGCAACTTCTAATCTCACCTTTGACGATGGAACTTTCTGTCAGATATGGGGAGGTCCTGGACTAAATCTGTCTCCTTTTAAACCTGTCTGATCCTTTAAAAAGCTCTAGGATTTGAAATCACAGGACTTGCCCGGGGCCACAGTATCCCACACCAGGTTGGAACTAGAACCTTTCCTGGATCCCCAAGCATCCTCTGAGCTCTCCCCGTCTGGCCCCGTGTGCTCAGTCAGGGTATGCAGTCAACAGCGGACTCTCAGCCTAGTGACTGAGAGTTATGCTGACTCTGTAAACAACGTCCTGTACTAGGCCGGTGAGACCAGTTTGATGAGCCAGCAAGGGCTCTGAAAACACAtcagagattttaaaacaaagtccTCGCAGTATAAAAAGGAACTGTGAGAAGAACAGGGTTTGCTGGAGCCCGCTCAGATCTACCACActttaggaaaaaagaagacattttataGGCACTTTCCATTTCAGGATGTGACCTGCATAAACactgtaaagtaaataaaatttccaCGTTCTGTGAGGAAGAAGAGACAAACCTCTGTTGTGCCTTTTGGAACAGTCAGAAGGCAGTGAAAATATAGTGTATATTAAAAAGCCTGGAAAAGTGATTTACATCGATTTTTGCCTTTCCTCCTATTTCATTTGAATAAGGCTTCTCAGTTGTCTGATTTAAAAAGCCTTGCACTTTGCTTTTTCCTTCCAGGATGTTTGGGTTTGGTGACCACTTGTCGGTCGTTATGCTTATTTAGGGCTAGGTTTAGGGAAGTCCCTCTGGTGCTCAGTTAGAGGAATAAACATGTTAATaatacctttgtgtgtgtgtgaggaggaAATAAAACTTCAGCCTGAGGTATTATAGTTTTCCCTTCTGACTCTAACACAGTCTGTATTTCCTAGAAGGCACCCCATCTGGAGatacagaatacatttttttaaaatttacatgcttgggtggttcatttggttaagtatcttggtcttggtttcagctccagttgtgatctcagggttgtgagatagaggcctccgtcaggctctgtgctcagtgggcttgggtttctctttctccttcaccctctaccccctccccacctcaaataaattaaaaaaaaaaaaaaaaaaaaaaaacccgtttcaaaaaaattgtgcttttgttttatcttttttttttttttttttttttttgtgaacacACCATGTAAAGGCACACCATCCCCGCACTCCCATCTCCCACCCAGGCAGCTTCCAGGCCCATCACTTTTTTGTCCAAAACCGCTTGTACTGCTCCACGTCAAAGTCATCACTGAGCTctggctcctcctcctctttctttcggAGCTGGGCCTCACGTTTCTGGAACCGTGCCCGCCTCTCCTCTGGGGACAGGGCATCCAGGTCCACAGGCATCTCAAGCATTCGTCGTGGCTCCCGGTAGCGGATGTGGATGGTGGAGCAGTCCTGCTTGACCAGGAGCACGGGGTAGAGGCGTGCATAGGCTTGTCGGTGCACACGTGTGAGGGAGGCCCTGTTGCTGTCGGCCTGCCAGGAGGACGTATGTAGGCGGGCATGCACCAGAGCATATTCCATCAACACGGGCTGCCGCAGCAGGCCAAGCAGCCTGCCCGCGGCGGCCATTCCTCCTTAGGGCCCTTGTGGCACGTGGAGGCTCAGGCTCAGCCACTGGCCTGGTGGGCAACCTGCCCCCCTGCCTGAGCTCCGCAGCCACGCCGAACCCTGGCGTCCCGGCCGACCCGTCACCCCATCCACCCACAGCCCCGCCCCGACGTCATCCGTGTGCGCTGTGTCGCGTGGAGTTGAGGACAACCCTGAGGGCGGGGCAAGGTTGGCGCCGCGCTACGACGCGCAGCCCCGtgcttttgttttatcttatttcatgTTGTAATTTTCCTGCCTCTTCAGAGACTAGGCATCGAAAAAACCGACCCTACCACGCTGACGGATGACGAAATAAACAGATTTGCAAGATTGGACATTGACCCAGAAACCATAACTTGGCAAAGAGGTACCCGTGCAGTATAGACACCCCATTTGCTTCCATTGTTTGCACACCCCACGGTGCCCATGTGGGTTATTCAAGTGTGAGGTCCAGGAGCTCGGGTGTTGGTGTTTTCACAGTTAGGACATGACCAAGATGGTGACCCATTTGTTTTTTTGGCCATCTCCATCAGTCTTTTTCCTTATTAGCTGTAATCAAACCTCCTTTCATTGGGTTCGTTGGACATTTTGCTGGCTTTTCAGTGTTGATTGGAGTGAGGGTGGTTTCAAGGAAGTTCGTGCCTACACCAGAAATAACATTTTGCAAGTTTCATTTTATGCAAAAAGTTTCAGTGTCATGAAGTAGAGAAATTATGTTTTATCACTTCTTGAATCATGTTGCTCTTTTCTCTCAGTACTCTTATCTGGCATAAAGTGACTTGCTTTTTCTTGTCACTCTGTAGCTTGCCTACTcatttttacatcattttattaaACTCCTGTAACAAAGTAGGTAGCCTTCAGGGTTGAAACAGTTGGCAGTTCATTGAGTGAGTTGTGTGGCTTCACTGCCATGTGATGATTCTGTGCATGCCGTCCACATGGCCTAGCATTTTCTTTGGTATCAACAGTGCATCTCTCTGCCCTGTGTCACTGCTGAGAAGGAATTTTTGTCCAGTCATGCAGAATGCATCTAATGGCAAATTTATTGACTGTTTCTATGATTTTCATTGCTCAGTAACTATTGCTAGCTaatggcattttaaattttttttaaagattttatttatttatttgacagagcgagatagcgagcacaagcagagggagagggagaagcagactctgctgagcagggagcctgatgtggggctccatcccagggttctgggatcatgacctgagccgaaggcaggcgcttaaccgactgagccacccaggcatcctgctaaTGGCATTTCAGAGATGACTCCCTTAATATCAAAAACCaccctgatatttattttttcttcctttgtttcagtAGCTTTAGACAGATGGTATGTTTTCACTTTCCCTTTGCTTTATGTCTAAATCATGCTTTCTAGAAAAGtagaaggaaacaaaggaaaaaatggatcACACCTACTGACTGGCTACTTTATATTGAGAAATTAAGTACAAAGAATTTGACCtagtttttgaaaataagaaGAGGCTCCAACAGCACATTACATCCTTCGCTTATCaagtgggatgtgtgtgtgtgagtgtgcacgcGCGCATGCACACTGCACAAGACACTGCGCGAGACACTGCTTTCGGGGTTTAAATCATTGCAGTCTGGGGAAAGCAATTTTCCATGTTTTTCAAGTCCTTTAAAAATGCCTCTCCCACTTGACCCATTAAAGTACGAACTGGTTTGTTGTTGTTCGTTTTGTGTTTTATGATTGTTTGGCATGTCATTACAAAAAATACGAAATTGGGAATGCactaaaatgttaacagtgattATTCCTGAAAGGTGAAATGAAGATTAGTTAGTGGGTTGATCTTTGGCGCATTTTCTAAGAGTATGCAATTGGCTGGATACTCTGTCATCGGAAtggaaattatttcttcta contains these protein-coding regions:
- the LOC123943128 gene encoding 39S ribosomal protein L55, mitochondrial-like; protein product: MAAAGRLLGLLRQPVLMEYALVHARLHTSSWQADSNRASLTRVHRQAYARLYPVLLVKQDCSTIHIRYREPRRMLEMPVDLDALSPEERRARFQKREAQLRKKEEEEPELSDDFDVEQYKRFWTKK